One part of the Microlunatus elymi genome encodes these proteins:
- the rimO gene encoding 30S ribosomal protein S12 methylthiotransferase RimO, translating into MSTESLSPESLSPGALTSVHLTTLGCARNEVDSEELAARLAEGGFRLVDDPQDADAVMVNTCGFIESAKKDSVDTLLAAADLKADGRAQAVVAVGCMAERYGKELADSLPEADAVLGFDDYDTIADKLNAILAGERHQSHVPTDRRKLLPISPVERRLAEVSTPGMHTAPGGPADLPAGVAPASGPRTFRRRLGSGPSAPLKMAAGCDRRCTFCAIPRFRGAYVSRTPDEIVAEARWLAGEGVREVFLVSENSSSYGKDLGDIRLLEKLLGQLSELDELDWIRVSYLQPAEMRPDLVDVMTSTPKVVPYFDLSFQHASAPVLRRMRRFGDPDSFLNLIESIRERAPQAGIRSNVIVGFPGETEQDVRTLADFLSEARLDAIGVFGYSDETETEAYAMAGKLDEYEIEGRRAEIADLAEELVDQRAEERIGERVSVLVESVEDGGDDPSTGRPEIIGRAEHQGPEVDGTVRLIDSDARSGDLVEATVTGVEGVDLVASVRAAETSAGPVRAGATR; encoded by the coding sequence ATGAGCACCGAATCGCTGAGCCCCGAATCACTGAGCCCGGGCGCCCTGACCTCCGTCCACCTGACGACGCTGGGCTGCGCCCGGAACGAGGTGGATTCGGAGGAGTTGGCGGCCCGGCTGGCCGAGGGCGGTTTCCGGCTGGTCGACGATCCGCAGGATGCCGACGCCGTGATGGTCAACACCTGCGGCTTCATCGAGAGCGCCAAGAAGGACTCGGTCGACACGCTGCTGGCGGCCGCGGATCTGAAGGCCGACGGCCGGGCCCAGGCGGTGGTCGCGGTCGGCTGCATGGCCGAGCGGTACGGCAAGGAGCTCGCCGATTCGCTGCCCGAGGCCGACGCCGTGCTCGGCTTCGACGACTACGACACCATCGCCGACAAGCTGAACGCGATCCTGGCCGGCGAGCGGCACCAGTCCCACGTACCGACCGATCGGCGCAAGCTGCTGCCGATCAGCCCGGTCGAACGTCGGCTGGCCGAAGTCAGCACGCCCGGCATGCACACGGCGCCCGGCGGACCGGCCGACCTGCCGGCCGGAGTCGCCCCGGCCAGCGGGCCGCGGACGTTCCGGCGACGACTCGGCTCCGGACCGTCGGCTCCGCTGAAGATGGCCGCCGGCTGCGACCGCCGCTGCACCTTCTGCGCGATCCCGCGGTTCCGCGGCGCCTACGTCTCCCGGACCCCGGACGAGATCGTCGCCGAGGCGCGTTGGCTGGCCGGCGAGGGCGTGCGCGAGGTGTTCCTGGTGAGCGAGAATTCGTCCTCCTACGGCAAGGATCTGGGCGACATCCGGCTGCTGGAGAAGCTGCTCGGACAGCTGTCCGAGCTCGACGAACTGGACTGGATCCGGGTCTCCTACCTGCAGCCGGCCGAGATGCGGCCGGACCTGGTGGACGTGATGACCTCCACGCCGAAGGTGGTGCCGTACTTCGATCTGTCCTTCCAGCACGCCTCCGCGCCGGTGCTGCGCCGGATGCGCCGCTTCGGCGATCCCGACTCCTTCCTGAACCTGATCGAGAGCATCCGAGAACGAGCGCCGCAGGCGGGGATCCGATCCAACGTGATCGTCGGCTTCCCGGGCGAGACCGAGCAGGACGTCCGGACCTTGGCTGACTTCCTCAGCGAGGCCAGACTGGACGCGATCGGGGTCTTCGGCTACTCCGACGAGACCGAGACCGAGGCGTACGCGATGGCCGGCAAGCTTGACGAGTACGAGATCGAGGGCCGGCGTGCCGAGATCGCGGACCTTGCCGAAGAGCTGGTGGATCAACGCGCCGAGGAACGGATCGGCGAGCGGGTCAGCGTGCTGGTGGAATCGGTGGAGGACGGCGGCGACGATCCCTCGACCGGCCGCCCCGAGATCATCGGCCGGGCCGAGCATCAGGGTCCGGAGGTGGACGGCACCGTACGACTGATCGACAGTGACGCTCGCAGCGGTGACCTGGTCGAAGCCACCGTGACCGGCGTCGAGGGGGTGGATCTGGTGGCCTCGGTCCGTGCTGCCGAGACGTCGGCCGGGCCGGTCCGAGCAGGGGCGACCCGATGA
- a CDS encoding alpha/beta fold hydrolase — protein sequence MNEYDNRLVRPLQVVESGSPEASPLLLIHGSGAAGPCWDFMVPALARRHHVIQVDLPGCGKSPTASTYEVPHQAHRVADVLDDLGITTAAVGGHSSGGYVATALAEQRPDLVGSLTLINSGPSMAAELPPPLALRVLLGPPLGGLIWSFRSDSWIRNGLNATAAHPVQIPDEMIAGVSGTSYRTMRAILRCNAAYLNEHTVPQRLARLDLPILVILGDTDRKWSPDLSIEQYRTVSRARIEVLPDVGHVAILEAPERTADLLLEFVAASADAGEHDR from the coding sequence ATGAACGAGTACGACAACCGGCTCGTCCGACCACTGCAGGTGGTCGAGAGCGGCTCGCCCGAGGCGAGCCCACTGCTGCTGATCCACGGATCCGGAGCGGCCGGACCCTGCTGGGACTTCATGGTGCCGGCCTTGGCGCGCCGGCATCACGTGATCCAGGTCGACCTGCCGGGCTGCGGCAAGTCCCCCACCGCCAGCACCTACGAGGTCCCGCACCAGGCACACCGGGTCGCCGACGTACTGGACGATCTCGGCATCACAACCGCCGCGGTGGGCGGGCACTCCAGCGGTGGCTATGTGGCCACCGCGCTGGCCGAGCAGCGACCGGACCTGGTCGGTTCGCTGACCTTGATCAACAGCGGTCCCAGCATGGCCGCCGAACTGCCGCCGCCGCTGGCTCTGCGAGTGTTGCTCGGACCACCGTTGGGCGGCCTGATCTGGTCGTTCCGCTCGGACAGTTGGATCCGCAACGGGCTGAACGCCACCGCTGCACATCCAGTGCAGATCCCGGACGAGATGATCGCCGGTGTCAGCGGAACCAGCTACCGCACCATGCGGGCGATCCTGCGCTGCAACGCCGCCTACCTGAACGAGCACACCGTGCCCCAGCGGCTGGCCCGCCTCGACCTGCCCATCCTGGTGATCCTCGGCGACACGGACCGCAAGTGGAGTCCGGACCTCTCGATCGAGCAGTATCGGACCGTCTCCCGGGCCCGGATCGAGGTGCTGCCCGATGTCGGTCACGTAGCGATCCTGGAGGCGCCCGAACGGACCGCTGATCTGCTGCTCGAATTCGTCGCCGCGTCCGCCGATGCCGGGGAGCATGACCGATGA
- a CDS encoding helix-turn-helix domain-containing protein, whose amino-acid sequence MWSAVTAHDPWSWADVEIAVPSPSERLPAISMAGFSFRRRLPSLVEIGMVAHPSLTMIIDLSRDGGIVHGLGSSQRSGSFIAGLLPGHLRAGGLDGECLQIRLSPVVAQAVLGSSAELTGRVFGLELALGREAGRLERSLRAATSWSQRFAIAADFVDRRLQAASLIEPEVDHAWQRTLAAGGTVRIDDLADEVGWNRQRLWSRFRARLGITPKRAAQLVRFDRAAHLLVAGRPPAEAAADTGYADQSHLHREVRAITGTTPSRVAGAPWLAIDDVAWPTGP is encoded by the coding sequence GTGTGGTCCGCCGTCACTGCGCACGACCCGTGGTCGTGGGCAGACGTGGAGATTGCCGTTCCGAGCCCTTCGGAACGGTTGCCGGCGATCAGCATGGCAGGGTTCAGCTTTCGCCGACGGCTGCCCTCGCTGGTGGAGATCGGCATGGTCGCGCACCCGTCGCTGACCATGATCATCGACCTGAGCCGTGACGGCGGCATCGTCCACGGTCTCGGCTCGAGCCAGCGCAGCGGCAGCTTTATCGCGGGCCTGCTGCCCGGCCACCTGCGCGCCGGAGGACTCGACGGGGAATGCCTGCAGATTCGGCTGTCTCCGGTGGTGGCGCAGGCAGTGCTCGGGTCGTCGGCCGAGCTGACCGGTCGAGTGTTCGGCTTGGAGCTCGCCCTGGGGCGTGAGGCCGGCAGACTCGAGCGTTCCCTGCGCGCCGCGACGTCGTGGAGCCAACGATTCGCGATCGCCGCCGACTTCGTCGATCGGCGGCTGCAGGCCGCTTCCCTGATCGAACCGGAGGTGGATCACGCCTGGCAACGGACGCTGGCCGCGGGCGGCACCGTACGGATCGACGACCTCGCCGACGAAGTCGGTTGGAATCGGCAGCGGCTGTGGTCCCGATTCCGCGCCCGGCTGGGCATCACCCCCAAACGTGCCGCCCAACTGGTGCGGTTCGACCGTGCCGCCCACCTGCTGGTGGCCGGTCGCCCGCCCGCTGAGGCAGCCGCCGACACCGGCTACGCCGACCAGTCCCACCTGCATCGCGAGGTCCGCGCGATCACCGGCACCACACCGTCGCGGGTGGCCGGTGCGCCCTGGCTGGCGATCGACGACGTCGCCTGGCCGACCGGGCCGTGA
- a CDS encoding MFS transporter — MSADRTTEGFADEPALEHQARWTGYGRKAVVAAAVGYGLDGFDLLILSFALSGIIATFGLTDAQAGSLTTFTLLGAVVGGIGFGILSDRYGRVRMLTYSVIFFAVFTGLSALAQGYLDLAAYRFIAGIGIGGEFGIGMTLAAEATPARLRARATSWVGIGFQCGVLAAALVSAPIISVFGWRGLFVVGAVPAVVAIVIRKRLPESPKFLQRSAEPTAYRSGLRLRYLVADRATVGYSVAMIVLTSVQNFGYFGIISWLPTYLAKDVGLDLKSSSLWTAVTVLGMMTGIICFGQLADRAGRRPAFRVFQIGAAASVLIYSQLHDPTAILIGGFVMGLFANGMLGGYGALMAELYPTEARATAQNVLFNIGRGIGGFAPFVIALVAGSYGFGFALALLSSIYLLAFVAMFMIPERKGVELS, encoded by the coding sequence ATGAGCGCTGACCGGACCACCGAGGGCTTCGCCGACGAACCAGCACTCGAGCATCAAGCTCGATGGACCGGCTACGGACGCAAGGCGGTGGTCGCCGCCGCGGTCGGCTACGGACTCGACGGCTTCGACCTGTTGATCTTGAGTTTCGCGTTGTCCGGCATCATCGCGACCTTCGGGCTGACCGACGCGCAAGCCGGCAGTTTGACCACGTTCACCTTGCTGGGGGCGGTTGTCGGCGGCATCGGCTTCGGCATCCTCAGTGATCGCTACGGCCGGGTCCGGATGCTGACCTATTCGGTGATCTTCTTCGCGGTGTTCACCGGTCTGTCCGCGTTGGCGCAGGGTTACCTCGACCTGGCGGCGTACCGGTTCATCGCCGGCATCGGCATCGGCGGCGAGTTCGGCATCGGCATGACGCTGGCCGCCGAGGCAACACCGGCCAGGTTGCGGGCCCGCGCGACGTCGTGGGTCGGCATCGGTTTCCAGTGCGGAGTGCTGGCGGCGGCGCTGGTGTCGGCGCCGATCATCTCCGTCTTCGGCTGGCGGGGTCTGTTCGTGGTCGGTGCGGTGCCGGCGGTGGTGGCGATCGTCATCCGCAAGCGCCTGCCGGAGTCGCCGAAGTTTCTGCAGCGCAGCGCTGAGCCGACCGCGTACAGATCGGGCTTGCGGCTGCGCTATCTGGTGGCCGATCGCGCGACGGTCGGATACAGCGTGGCCATGATCGTGCTCACCTCGGTGCAGAATTTCGGCTACTTCGGAATCATCTCCTGGCTGCCGACCTACCTGGCCAAGGACGTCGGGCTCGACCTCAAGTCGTCGTCGTTGTGGACCGCGGTGACGGTGCTCGGGATGATGACCGGCATCATCTGCTTCGGTCAACTGGCCGACCGGGCCGGTCGTCGGCCCGCGTTCCGGGTGTTCCAGATCGGCGCGGCCGCATCGGTGTTGATCTACAGCCAGTTGCACGATCCGACCGCGATCCTGATCGGTGGGTTCGTGATGGGGCTGTTCGCCAACGGCATGCTCGGCGGCTACGGCGCCCTGATGGCCGAGTTGTATCCGACCGAGGCCCGGGCCACCGCCCAGAACGTGCTCTTCAACATCGGCCGCGGGATCGGTGGCTTCGCGCCGTTCGTGATCGCCCTGGTCGCCGGGTCGTACGGCTTCGGCTTCGCCCTGGCGCTGCTGTCGAGCATCTACCTGCTCGCCTTCGTGGCGATGTTCATGATCCCCGAACGCAAGGGCGTCGAACTCAGCTGA
- a CDS encoding FtsK/SpoIIIE family DNA translocase yields the protein MATRASSPARTRTSSSASSRGGSTSRSPGSKKSTNRKPASNGGKAVSTRGRKQPARKPPARKPKPQGPSAGAVVGRGLRGAWMGVAHAVGGGARKVGHHHGQPGPDDIDPALRRDGVGLLLIGLAIVVAAQFWWGLPDPVGHWIQVGVTSVIGTLAYASPILLAGMAWRTLRHPDHNGPAGRQFIGWSAALLGLLGLINLANGLPRPNDPQALREAGGVLGFISSSLLHDLLKTNWVAAPLLVLLLIFGILVIVGIPLHEMPGRFAALRDRLTPNRVIDGEVVEELEYGADQAYDTPMITDGKPKSRRKKKDRAAGEEQSPEEIGDSIDLVEEIGSDTGFAEPLDTPDAPADDRPKGPVTAGLPPGFHVRGEDEEEAELEPPQHTPPPQRVEQLQLSGDVQYLLPDSADLKQGTVPRARTEASDAVVGRLTGVLEQFNIDARVTGYSRGPTVTRYEVELGPAVKVEKVTALNKNISYAVASNEVRILSPIPGKSAIGIEIPNTDKEIVSLGDVLRSPAARNDHHPMTVGMGKDVEGGFVVANMSKMPHLLIAGATGAGKSGFINSLITSILMRATPDEVRMMLVDPKRVELTIYEGIPHLVTPIITSAKKAAEALQWVVREMDMRYDDLAHFGFRHVNDFNKAVRAGAVTPPEGSERKLEPYPYLLVIVDELADLMMVAPRDVEDSIVRITQLARAAGIHLVLATQRPSTDVVTGLIKANVPSRLALATSSMTDSRVILDSPGAEKLVGQGDSLFLPMGAGKPIRIQGAWVDESEIRKVVKHVTEQLKPQYRDDIIQAPAAKKVAEDIGDDLDLVLQAVELVVNLQLGSTSMLQRKLRVGFAKAGRLMDILETRGIVGPSEGSKPRDVLVKPDDLEAVVENLRTG from the coding sequence ATGGCGACCCGCGCGTCTTCCCCAGCGCGGACTCGTACCTCCAGCTCCGCGAGTTCGCGGGGCGGGTCGACTTCGCGTTCGCCCGGAAGTAAGAAGTCCACCAACCGCAAGCCGGCCAGCAATGGCGGCAAGGCGGTCTCGACGCGCGGCCGCAAGCAGCCGGCCCGAAAACCGCCCGCGCGCAAGCCGAAGCCGCAGGGGCCGTCGGCCGGCGCGGTGGTCGGGCGCGGACTGCGTGGCGCCTGGATGGGCGTCGCGCACGCGGTCGGGGGAGGGGCACGCAAGGTGGGCCATCACCACGGTCAACCCGGCCCGGACGACATCGATCCGGCGCTACGCCGGGACGGCGTCGGTCTGCTGCTGATCGGGTTGGCGATCGTCGTCGCGGCCCAGTTCTGGTGGGGGCTGCCGGATCCGGTCGGGCACTGGATCCAGGTCGGCGTGACCAGCGTGATCGGCACCCTGGCCTACGCCTCACCGATCCTGCTGGCCGGCATGGCCTGGCGGACGCTGCGGCATCCGGACCACAACGGGCCGGCCGGCCGTCAGTTCATCGGCTGGAGCGCCGCGTTGCTCGGCCTGCTGGGACTGATCAATCTCGCCAACGGTCTGCCGCGGCCCAACGACCCACAGGCCCTGCGGGAGGCCGGCGGCGTACTCGGCTTCATCTCGTCCTCGCTGCTGCACGACCTGCTGAAGACCAACTGGGTCGCCGCGCCGCTGCTGGTGCTGTTGTTGATCTTCGGGATCCTGGTCATCGTCGGCATCCCGTTGCACGAGATGCCCGGCCGGTTCGCCGCCCTGCGCGACCGGCTGACCCCGAATCGGGTGATCGACGGCGAGGTCGTCGAGGAGCTCGAGTACGGCGCCGATCAGGCCTACGACACCCCGATGATCACCGACGGCAAGCCCAAGAGCCGGCGGAAGAAGAAGGACAGGGCCGCAGGGGAGGAGCAGTCGCCGGAGGAGATCGGTGACTCGATCGACCTGGTCGAGGAGATCGGTTCCGACACCGGCTTCGCCGAGCCGCTCGACACGCCGGACGCGCCGGCCGACGACCGCCCGAAGGGGCCGGTGACGGCCGGCCTGCCGCCGGGTTTCCACGTCCGCGGCGAGGACGAGGAAGAGGCCGAACTCGAACCGCCGCAGCACACGCCGCCACCGCAGCGGGTGGAGCAGTTGCAGTTGTCCGGCGACGTGCAGTACCTGCTGCCCGACTCCGCAGATCTCAAGCAGGGTACGGTTCCGCGGGCTCGCACCGAGGCCTCCGACGCGGTCGTCGGCCGGCTCACCGGTGTGCTGGAGCAGTTCAACATCGACGCCCGGGTGACCGGCTACAGCCGCGGCCCGACGGTGACCCGGTACGAGGTCGAGCTCGGTCCTGCGGTCAAGGTGGAGAAGGTCACCGCCTTGAACAAGAACATCTCCTACGCGGTGGCCAGCAATGAGGTCAGGATCCTGTCGCCGATCCCCGGCAAGTCCGCGATCGGCATCGAGATCCCCAACACCGACAAGGAAATCGTCTCCCTCGGTGACGTGCTCCGCTCGCCGGCTGCCCGTAATGATCATCATCCGATGACGGTCGGGATGGGCAAGGACGTGGAGGGCGGCTTCGTGGTCGCCAACATGTCCAAGATGCCGCACCTGCTGATCGCCGGTGCCACCGGCGCCGGTAAGTCCGGTTTCATCAACTCGCTGATCACCTCGATCCTGATGCGGGCCACCCCGGACGAGGTGCGGATGATGTTGGTCGATCCGAAACGGGTCGAGCTGACCATCTACGAAGGCATCCCGCATCTGGTGACGCCGATCATCACCTCGGCGAAGAAGGCGGCCGAGGCGTTGCAGTGGGTCGTCCGCGAGATGGACATGCGTTACGACGACCTGGCCCACTTCGGCTTCCGGCACGTGAACGACTTCAACAAGGCGGTCCGGGCCGGCGCGGTCACTCCGCCGGAGGGCTCGGAACGCAAGCTCGAGCCGTACCCGTACCTGCTGGTGATCGTCGACGAGCTCGCCGACCTGATGATGGTCGCCCCGCGCGACGTGGAGGACTCGATCGTCCGCATCACTCAGCTGGCCCGGGCCGCGGGCATCCACCTGGTGCTCGCCACCCAGCGTCCCAGCACCGACGTGGTCACCGGCCTGATCAAGGCCAACGTGCCCAGCCGGCTCGCGCTGGCGACCTCGTCGATGACGGACTCCCGGGTGATCCTGGACTCCCCGGGTGCGGAGAAACTGGTCGGCCAGGGCGACAGTTTGTTCCTGCCGATGGGGGCCGGCAAGCCGATCCGGATCCAAGGCGCCTGGGTGGACGAGTCCGAGATCCGCAAGGTGGTCAAGCACGTCACCGAGCAGCTCAAACCGCAGTACCGCGACGACATCATCCAGGCCCCGGCGGCCAAGAAGGTCGCCGAGGACATCGGTGATGATCTTGATCTGGTGTTGCAGGCGGTTGAGCTGGTGGTGAACCTGCAACTCGGATCCACCTCGATGCTGCAACGCAAGCTGCGCGTCGGTTTCGCCAAGGCCGGCCGGTTGATGGACATCCTGGAGACCCGGGGCATCGTCGGACCGTCGGAGGGATCCAAACCGCGCGACGTCCTGGTCAAACCGGATGATCTTGAAGCCGTGGTGGAGAACCTGCGCACCGGCTGA
- a CDS encoding ABC transporter substrate-binding protein, whose product MWTVHRPRPRLLAAAVTSLMLIALAACSGGSTPTSHSSSHTNSGANVNAASSNPSSTAFRWGTRAWASSIANNPYAPNPTPEYNLSLLSLGVVSDWNRPGKNPYFPELAQSWDVGKHAITFHLRPDAKWQDGTPLTSKDVITSFRAAGADYNSVWAAITSVSAPDQHTVTVNLQPWEVPQNALLHLLQIVIVPNSQYASLLPSSNFDQTLINYWKTYKILQPTAASIAAAGNSPAGKVLAKVSPQLVKFNPKTMLGAGPYTLKSANVSGILYQKWNGFFDAAKITAPYVQIYPMNTVTEFGALSSGSIELETDNQFTDPQAVKLNAQGSNAHYVFIPSPVQQVSLVFSFDHYPFNLLAVRQALAYLINRDDLVKRDMGGTLVQNPAAATPDGINDFLAKQYLTPAQFAKLNHYPHDTAKATSLLKGAGFTLRNGKWYTPKGQPFSFTISEAAGIPYFDEDGLIIAGYLKAFGMDVKVEDVDPGTYPTKQEAGDFAVSQWWMDWGQGPPMADFAATFGLPATPSWNYPIAYSGSGPCNCGIGIGPDANVPGLGHVNIASELNREVNEATPNTWAKYTWAWAQWVNQNLPILPLYNNAFHESYSTVRYTDFPPDSAKWLWTGLTGAAQPVEWMQAGYLKLK is encoded by the coding sequence ATGTGGACTGTCCATCGTCCTCGGCCGCGACTGCTCGCCGCGGCCGTCACCTCGCTGATGCTGATCGCTCTCGCGGCCTGCAGCGGCGGAAGCACCCCCACCTCACATTCGAGTTCGCACACCAACTCGGGCGCGAACGTCAACGCCGCCTCGTCCAATCCGAGCAGCACCGCATTCCGCTGGGGCACCCGGGCCTGGGCGAGTTCGATCGCCAACAACCCGTACGCCCCCAACCCGACGCCCGAGTACAACCTGTCGCTGCTCAGCCTGGGTGTCGTCTCGGACTGGAACCGGCCCGGCAAGAATCCGTACTTCCCCGAGCTCGCGCAGAGCTGGGACGTCGGCAAACACGCGATCACCTTCCACCTCCGCCCTGATGCCAAGTGGCAGGACGGGACGCCGCTGACCAGCAAGGACGTGATCACCAGCTTCCGAGCCGCCGGCGCCGACTACAACTCGGTCTGGGCCGCGATCACCTCGGTTTCCGCACCCGACCAGCACACGGTCACCGTCAACCTGCAGCCGTGGGAGGTCCCGCAGAATGCGCTGCTGCACCTGTTGCAGATCGTGATCGTCCCGAACAGCCAGTACGCGTCGCTGCTGCCCTCGTCCAACTTCGACCAGACCTTGATCAACTACTGGAAGACGTACAAGATCCTGCAGCCGACCGCGGCCAGCATCGCCGCCGCCGGGAACAGCCCGGCCGGCAAGGTACTGGCGAAGGTCAGTCCCCAGTTGGTCAAGTTCAACCCGAAGACGATGCTCGGTGCCGGGCCGTACACGCTGAAGAGTGCCAACGTCAGCGGCATTCTCTATCAGAAGTGGAACGGCTTCTTCGACGCCGCCAAGATCACCGCACCGTACGTGCAGATCTATCCGATGAACACGGTGACCGAGTTCGGCGCGTTGAGCTCCGGCAGCATCGAGTTGGAGACCGACAACCAGTTCACCGATCCGCAGGCGGTGAAGTTGAACGCGCAGGGAAGCAACGCCCACTACGTGTTCATCCCTTCCCCGGTGCAGCAGGTGAGCCTGGTCTTCAGCTTCGACCACTACCCGTTCAACCTGCTCGCGGTCCGTCAGGCGCTGGCGTACTTGATCAACCGCGATGACCTGGTGAAGCGGGACATGGGCGGCACGCTGGTGCAGAACCCGGCGGCCGCGACACCCGACGGCATCAACGACTTCCTGGCCAAGCAGTACCTGACGCCGGCCCAGTTCGCCAAGCTCAACCACTATCCGCACGACACCGCCAAGGCCACCTCACTGCTGAAGGGTGCCGGCTTCACCCTGCGCAACGGAAAGTGGTACACGCCGAAGGGTCAGCCGTTCAGCTTCACCATCTCCGAAGCCGCGGGCATCCCCTACTTCGACGAGGACGGCTTGATCATCGCCGGTTATCTGAAGGCCTTCGGCATGGACGTGAAGGTCGAGGACGTCGATCCCGGCACCTATCCGACCAAACAGGAGGCCGGCGACTTCGCGGTGTCCCAGTGGTGGATGGACTGGGGCCAGGGTCCGCCGATGGCCGACTTCGCGGCCACCTTCGGCCTGCCGGCCACGCCGTCCTGGAACTACCCGATCGCCTACAGCGGCAGCGGACCCTGCAACTGCGGCATCGGCATCGGCCCGGACGCCAACGTGCCCGGTCTCGGCCACGTCAACATCGCCTCCGAACTCAACCGTGAGGTGAACGAGGCGACGCCGAACACCTGGGCCAAGTACACCTGGGCGTGGGCGCAATGGGTGAACCAGAACCTGCCGATCCTGCCGCTGTACAACAACGCCTTCCACGAGTCCTACTCGACCGTTCGCTACACCGACTTCCCGCCGGATTCGGCAAAGTGGCTGTGGACCGGCCTCACCGGCGCGGCCCAACCGGTGGAGTGGATGCAGGCGGGCTACCTGAAGTTGAAGTGA
- a CDS encoding ABC transporter permease yields MVGYLARRVLMAFVTIFVIVSLSFYMVRLMPGNPMQYLEFQLEQQGNTDPEQIRQQVQAIYGVMPSGPLWQQYLTYIGNVFRGDFGVSLLNPGQSVASIVVSALPWTLLLVGTSLLISFGIGMVVGRAIAAHPDTVFARVMTGIVSFLSAIPQYLVAIVFIYLLADIHHFFPITGAYSNNTTPGFNWGFIASVIYHAILPVTSYVVVSFAAWALTMKGSVTTVLGADYVRAAEARGLGDRRVTRTYIGRNAMLPMVTSLALSLGYMFGGSVFIETYFSYPGLGYRLISAVNSRDYSLMMGCFILITVAVVFANLIVDLIYPLVDPRIISPASRRRTRPAAAAAATDVVDLANPVATKM; encoded by the coding sequence GTGGTTGGTTATCTGGCACGACGCGTTCTGATGGCGTTCGTGACGATCTTCGTGATCGTCTCGCTGTCGTTCTACATGGTTCGGCTGATGCCCGGAAATCCCATGCAGTACTTGGAATTCCAGCTGGAGCAGCAGGGCAACACCGACCCGGAGCAGATCCGTCAACAGGTGCAGGCGATCTACGGCGTGATGCCGTCCGGTCCGCTGTGGCAGCAGTATCTGACCTACATCGGCAACGTGTTCCGCGGCGACTTCGGCGTCTCGTTGCTCAATCCCGGTCAGAGTGTGGCGAGCATCGTGGTGAGCGCGTTGCCCTGGACCCTGCTGCTGGTGGGTACGTCGTTGCTGATCAGCTTCGGCATCGGCATGGTCGTGGGCCGCGCCATCGCCGCGCACCCGGACACCGTGTTCGCCCGGGTGATGACCGGTATCGTCTCCTTCCTGTCGGCGATCCCGCAGTATCTGGTGGCGATCGTGTTCATCTACCTGCTGGCCGACATCCACCACTTCTTCCCGATCACCGGCGCGTACTCCAACAACACCACTCCCGGATTCAACTGGGGCTTCATCGCCAGCGTGATCTATCACGCGATCCTGCCGGTGACCAGTTATGTGGTGGTCTCGTTCGCGGCCTGGGCGCTGACCATGAAGGGCAGCGTGACCACGGTGCTCGGTGCCGATTACGTCCGGGCCGCCGAGGCCCGCGGTCTGGGTGATCGTCGGGTCACCCGTACGTACATCGGACGGAACGCGATGCTGCCGATGGTGACCAGTCTGGCGCTGTCGCTGGGCTACATGTTCGGCGGTTCGGTCTTCATCGAAACCTACTTTTCCTATCCGGGCTTGGGATATCGGCTGATCTCGGCGGTGAACTCGCGGGACTACTCGCTGATGATGGGCTGTTTCATCCTGATCACCGTCGCCGTGGTCTTCGCCAATCTGATCGTCGATCTGATCTATCCGCTGGTGGACCCGCGGATCATCAGTCCGGCGTCGCGGCGGCGTACCAGACCAGCCGCTGCGGCAGCAGCGACCGACGTCGTCGACCTGGCCAATCCCGTGGCCACCAAGATGTAG